The Lycium barbarum isolate Lr01 chromosome 10, ASM1917538v2, whole genome shotgun sequence genome includes a region encoding these proteins:
- the LOC132613648 gene encoding trihelix transcription factor DF1-like: MVESSVLLEKNTASGAAVEELKNGIVGGSSEEEKNYSGGNRWPHEETLALLKIRSEMDLAFRDSNLKGPLWDEISRKMGELGYARNAKKCREKFENIYKYHKRTKDGRSGRQNGKNYRFFEQLELLDNQSLLSSPPSNDHIQFNRMETITSMAMPVPMPMPMTMIKPATSGCQDFRISGPTRGFNPELMSTSTSTTSSSGKESDGSVKKKRKLVGYFERLMKEVLDKQEDLQNKFLEAIEKCEKDRIARDEAWKMQEIARLKKEQEALANERAISAAKDAAVIAFLQKMSEQNVQLQMPMDLPQVPQKHAEEPESDKEDDMLEKNNIDKQEIDSAGENSNSFQTSSSRWPKAEVEALIRLRTNVDVQYQDNGSSKGSLWEDISSGMKKLGYDRNAKRCKEKWENINKYYRRVKESQKKRPEDSKTCPYFHLLDSIYQNKSKKQLPFSENPGSNMKAGEILMQIINQQQQQQQQQNVEQSQ; the protein is encoded by the exons atGGTGGAAAGTTCAGTTTTGTTGGAAAAGAATACAGCTAGTGGCGCCGCCGTGGAGGAGCTGAAAAATGGTATTGTCGGTGGTTCATCAGAAGAAGAGAAGAATTATTCAGGTGGTAATCGTTGGCCACATGAAGAGACTTTAGCTTTGCTTAAAATAAGGTCTGAAATGGACCTTGCATTTCGTGATTCCAATCTCAAAGGCCCTCTTTGGGATGAAATTTCTAG GAAAATGGGTGAGCTTGGGTATGCTCGAAATGCAAAGAAATGCAGGGAGAAGTTTGAGAACATTTATAAGTATCACAAGAGAACAAAAGATGGTAGATCTGGCAGACAAAATGGGAAAAACTATAGATTTTTCGAGCAATTAGAACTTTTGGACAACCAATCTTTACTTTCATCGCCTCCATCGAATGATCATATCCAATTCAATAGGATGGAGACGATAACATCAATGGCAATGCCAGTGCCAATGCCTATGCCGATGACAATGATAAAACCCGCCACTAGTGGATGTCAAGATTTCAGAATTTCGGGTCCCACCCGAGGTTTCAATCCGGAGTTGATGTCCACGTCTACCTCCACGACCTCTTCCTCGGGTAAAGAATCCGATGGTAGtgtgaagaagaaaaggaaattgGTTGGTTATTTTGAGAGGTTGATGAAGGAAGTGTTGGACAAGCAAGAGGACTTGCAAAACAAGTTCCTAGAAGCAATAGAAAAATGTGAGAAGGATCGGATAGCGAGGGATGAAGCTTGGAAAATGCAGGAAATCGCGAGAttaaagaaagaacaagaagcACTAGCCAATGAAAGAGCAATTTCAGCTGCCAAAGACGCAGCGGTGATTGCTTTCTTGCAGAAAATGTCGGAGCAAAACGTTCAGTTACAGATGCCAATGGACTTACCCCAAGTACCCCAGAAACATGCCGAGGAACCGGAGAGTGACAAGGAGGATGACATGTTGGAGAAAAACAATATTGACAAACAAGAGATTGACAGTGCTGGTGAGAATTCGAATTCGTTTCAAACAAGTTCTTCTCGATGGCCTAAAGCAGAAGTCGAAGCATTAATCAGGTTAAGAACGAACGTCGACGTGCAATATCAAGACAATGGATCATCAAAAGGGTCTTTATGGGAGGATATTTCATCAGGTATGAAGAAACTTGGATATGATAGAAATGCAAAGAGGTGTAAAGAGAAATGGGAGAACATAAACAAGTATTATAGGAGAGTTAAAGAAAGCCAAAAGAAGAGGCCTGAAGATTCAAAAACATGTCCTTATTTTCATCTGTTGGATTCTATCTATCAGAACAAGTCCAAGAAACAATTGCCTTTCTCAGAAAATCCAGGTTCCAATATGAAGGCTGGAGAGATACTAATGCAAATAataaaccaacaacaacaacagcagcagcagcagaatGTTGAACAAAGTCAATAA
- the LOC132612791 gene encoding uncharacterized protein LOC132612791, whose protein sequence is MPFRGHDESETSARRGNVLDLLKWYADKNEDVKQVVLENAPQNDIMICPNIQKDIVSSCAKETVKAIVEDLNGDYFGILVDESKDVSHKEQMALILQYVNKESKLIEQFLSVVHVKDTLALRVYKGYDGASNMQGEINGLKTLIMKDYLSAYCTHCFAHQLQLTLVAVAKKHHEVDQFFYILANVLNVVGGVFKFREMLRDDQAEKLKEILVLGEVHTGSGLNQQLGLQRAGDTQLNNRFDEVNTDLLFGMASLSPDNSFANYDKESIMKLATHYRDEFSVSMLEDLSYELDNYIDYVRELNKAFSNLKRLADLSETLVKTNLHKTWRLVYLLVKLSLILLVATATVERAFSSMKYIKNDLCSRIGDKFLNDCLVCYIENEVFESVPNEAFIDRFQKMVVRRVQL, encoded by the exons ATGCCTTTTCGAGGCCATGATGAAAGTGAAACTTCTGCAAGAAGAGGAAACGTTTTAGATCTCTTGAAGTGGTATGCAGATAAGAATGAAGATGTGAAACAAGTTGTGTTAGAAAATGCTCCACAAAATGACATCATGATTTGTCCAAATATCCAAAAAGACATTGTGAGTTCTTGTGCAAAAGAAACGGTGAAAGCAATTGTTGAAGACTTAAATGGGGATTACTTTGGGATATTAGTTGATGAATCTAAGGATGTCTCTCATAAAGAACAAATGGCTCTTATTCTGCAGTACGTCAACAAAGAGAGCAAACTAATTGAGCAATTCCTTAGTGTTGTTCATGTTAAAGATACACTTGCACTaagggtgtacaaa GGTTATGATGGAGCTAGTAACATGCAGGGAGAAATCAATGGTCTTAAAACTTTGATTATGAAAGATTATCTTTCAGCATATTGCACACATTGCTTTGCTCATCAATTGCAATTGACTCTTGTAGCTGTTGCAAAGAAGCATCATGAGGTAGATCAATTTTTTTATATTCTTGCTAATGTTTTGAATGTTGTTGGAGGTGTTTTTAAGTTTAGGGAGATGCTTAGAGACGATCAAGCAGAAAAATTAAAGGAAATACTAGTGCTCGGTGAAGTTCATACAGGAAGTGGATTGAATCAACAACTTGGACTTCAAAGGGCAGGGGATACAC AGCTTAACAATCGTTTTGATGAAGTGAATACTGATCTACTTTTTGGTATGGCTAGTTTGAGTCCAGATAATTCTTTTGCAAATTATGATAAAGAGAGTATTATGAAACTTGCTACACATTATCGGGATGAGTTTAGTGTTTCCATGCTTGAGGATCTTAGTTATGAGCTTGACAACTATATTGATTATGTGCGAGAATTGAATAAAGCTTTCTCTAACTTGAAAAGACTTGCAGATCTTTCAGAGACATTGGTTAAAACAAATTTGCACAAGACTTGGAGACTTGTTTATTTGCTTGTGAAGTTGAGCTTAATATTACTTGTCGCTACTGCAACGGTGGAAAGAGCTTTTTCTTCGATGAAGTATATTAAAAATGACTTGTGTAGCAGAATTGGTGATAAATTTTTGAatgattgtttagtttgttaTATAGAGAATGAGGTATTTGAAAGTGTACCTAATGAGGCATTCATTGATCGTTTTCAGAAGATGGTTGTTCGTCGAGTACAATTGTAA